A region of Salvelinus alpinus chromosome 6, SLU_Salpinus.1, whole genome shotgun sequence DNA encodes the following proteins:
- the LOC139578485 gene encoding kininogen, with amino-acid sequence MKLGVRLCVLVVFSLQLWAPGQGQELEPEQVLAFCDDKDVEAAVDMALVKYNEKLPSGNQLALYQILESSKAQNDSGTQYFVEFNSRVTDCPAGGDKVWRDCDYLPTGNKVPRPCKATVHMSETDKKVLAVFCDPVEAPVVAGRSTCLGCPREIDVESEDLKDPLTYSITRFNADSDSSHHFVLNSVGFATRQVVAGFRYRLMFDMRKSNCSKADHKELNDECHPDADVELAHCNSTVDVAPWRHETAEANVECAPGPLDNFEVFRRRPPGWSPLRNFNSFAEVKTTQASTASAKEESSEESQERSPTAVTMANTDPEPALPSVAPTTAAESPFHCPSKPWKQFVPPTTPRPAQDKSTTPLPVVEEGLSDLDVLWKK; translated from the exons ATGAAACTTGGAGTGAGACTGTGTGTGCTGgtggtgttctctctccagctttgGGCTCCAGGACAGGGGCAGGAGCTGGAGCCAGAGCAGGTCCTGGCGTTCTGTGATGACAAAGATGTGGAGGCAGCTGTGGACATGGCCCTAGTCAAGTATAATGAGAAGCTTCCTTCTGGAAATCAACTAGCACTCTACCAGATTCTGGAGTCCTCAAAG GCTCAGAATGACTCTGGcactcagtactttgtggaaTTCAATAGCAGGGTCACTGACTGTCCAGCCGGGGGAGACAAAGTCTGGAGAGACTGTGACTACCTCCCCACCGGGAACAAG GTGCCAAGGCCTTGTAAGGCAACAGTCCACATGTCAGAGACAGATAAAAAGGTCCTGGCAGTTTTCTGTGACCCAG TGGAGGCCCCTGTTGTTGCTGGACGGTCCACATGTCTGGGGTGTCCTAGGGAGATTGATGTGGAGAGTGAGGACCTGAAGGATCCCTTGACATACTCCATCACCAGGTTCAATGCTGATTCTGACTCGAGTCACCACTTCGTCCTGAACAGTGTTGGTTTCGCTACTAGACAG GTGGTTGCTGGATTCAGGTATAGACTGATGTTCGATATGAGGAAAAGCAATTGCTCCAAAGCGGACCACAAAGAGCTGAACGACGAATGTCATCCAGATGCTGATGTG GAACTCGCTCACTGCAATTCCACTGTAGATGTGGCACCTTGGAGGCATGAGACTGCAGAAGCAAATGTGGAATGTGCACCGGGTCCCCTTGACAATTTT GAAGTCTTTAGAAGAAGACCTCCTGGATGGTCTCCCTTGAGGAACTTCAACAGTTTTGCTGAAGTTAAAACAACCCAAGCTTCTACTGCTTCAGCCAAAGAAGAGTCATCAGAGGAGTCTCAGGAGCGCAGCCCGACTGCTGTGACCATGGCTAACACAGACCCAGAGCCAGCCCTGCCCTCTGTGGCCCCCACCACTGCTGCTGAGAGCCCCTTCCACTGCCCCTCCAAGCCCTGGAAGCAGTTTGTCCCCCCAACAACCCCGAGGCCTGCACAGGACAAAAGCACAACACCTTTGCCAGTGGTAGAGGAGGGCTTAAGTGATTTAGACGTGCTGTGGAAAAAATAA
- the lamp3 gene encoding lysosome-associated membrane glycoprotein 3 yields MHRETILFLLVVIIMGNSLMTAALDPKPTEQANLPQRPVLQPKETVPVTGNYVLKDPAGTSCIKLSMGVEYIVIEKKKPSYFNLDPTTTKTTGRCAEKESVLSLAFLGKGGYLNLTFEKEGNLTYVSKITANLAPGKGIKNYAGVIEHEKLFPTAAGRSLKCYSQTEFHLSENLRVKIVSLQFQAFKLTNGKFGEEVECRADFIKKIIPIIFGATVVGLLLIAVLTFLIIRDHHRQAGYDRI; encoded by the exons ATGCATCGTGAAACAATACTTTTTCTACTGGTTGTGATCATAATGG GAAACAGCCTCATGACTGCAGCATTGGATCCTAAGCCCACTGAACAGGCCAACCTACCACAGAGGCCTGTCCTTCAGCCCAAAGAGACTGTTCCTGTCACCGGAAACTATGTGCTGAAAGACCCTGCAGGCACGTCGTGCATCAAACTCTCCATGGGAGTTGAGTACATAGTTATTGAGAAGAAG AAACCTTCCTATTTCAACTTAGACCCTACCACCACCAAGACTACTGGTAGATGTGCTGAAAAAGAGTCAGTTCTCTCCCTGGCTTTTCTAGGAAAGGGAGGCTATCTGAATCTCACCTTTGAAAAG GAAGGGAACCTGACCTATGTGTCAAAGATCACAGCTAATTTGGCACCAGGCAAAG GAATTAAGAACTATGCTGGGGTAATAGAACATGAGAAGCTGTTCCCAACTGCCGCTGGCCGCAGCCTCAAGTGCTACTCTCAGACTGAGTTTCATCTGTCTGAAAACCTTCGAGTGAAGATTGTGTCTCTTCAGTTCCAAGCTTTCAAACTCACCAATGGGAAGTTTGGAGAGG AGGTTGAGTGCAGGGCTGATTTCATCAAGAAGATCATTCCCATTATTTTTGGTGCCACGGTTGTGGGACTCTTGCTGATTGCTGTCCTGACCTTCCTGATAATCCGGGACCACCACAGACAAGCTGGCTATGACAGGATCTGA
- the mccc1 gene encoding methylcrotonoyl-CoA carboxylase subunit alpha, mitochondrial: MFAVLKVQTLQGLRIFQQKCIWTKGSVRFASVGQGRIEKVLIANRGEIACRVMRTAKKMGVRSVAVYSDADRHSMHVAMADEAYNIGPAASQQSYLSMEKVLEVAKRSGSHAVHPGYGFLSENTEFAEACKQEGIIFIGPPSSAIRDMGIKSTSKYIMSAAGVPIIEGYHGEDQSDEKLQAEAVRIGYPVMIKAVRGGGGKGMRISHTAEDFHEQLESARREARKSFNDDVMLVEKFVEDPRHVEVQVFGDQHGNAVYLFERDCSVQRRHQKIIEEAPGPGISEEVRWKLGEAAVRAAKAVNYVGAGTVEFIMDAQHNFYFMEMNTRLQVEHPVSEMITGTDLVEWQLRVAAGERLPLLQEEIKLMGHSFEARIYAEDPNNDFLPGAGPLLHLSTPLADEYTRIETGVREGDEVSAHYDPMIAKLVVWGEDRSAALKKLRYGLRQYNIVGLNTNIDFLLSLSGHPEFEAGNVTTSFIPQHYEQLFPKPIAPSRATLCQAALGLLLRERASTQTFRDQSNDPFSPFASSNGRRVNILYSRNMTLQLGETKVEVTVTYNSDGTYSMEIGGEMFQVSGEVETEGQASFLHCSVNGVKSRPKLVILDNTVHLFSMEGSAEVSIPVPKFLAGVSTGAQGGAVAPMTGTIEKVLVKAGDTVQMGDALMVMNAMKMEHTIRAPKAGVIKKVFFKEGSQANRHAALVEFEEAAEEE, from the exons ATGTTTGCTGTCCTGAAAGTTCAAACCCTACAGGGTCTAAGAATATTTCAACA GAAATGTATATGGACCAAAGGATCAGTACGGTTTGCCTCAGTTG GGCAAGGCAGGATAGAGAAAGTACTCATTGCCAACAGAGGAGAGATTGCCTGCCGCGTGATGCGAACAGCAAAGAAGATGGGTGTGCGCTCTGTGGCAGTATACAGTGATGCAGACCGTCATTCCATGCATGTGGCCATG GCGGATGAGGCCTATAACATTGGGCCAGCTGCATCCCAGCAGAGTTACTTGTCAATGGAGAAAGTCTTGGAGGTTGCCAAgagatctggatcacat GCTGTCCATCCGGGATATGGCTTCCTGTCTGAGAACACAGAGTTTGCTGAGGCGTGCAAACAGGAGGGTATCATTTTCATTGGTCCTCCATCATCTGCCATCAGAGACATGGGTATCAAAAG TACATCAAAATACATTATGTCAGCTGcgggtgttcctatcatcgagggTTACCACGGAGAGGACCAATCAGATGAGAAGCTCCAAGCTGAGGCTGTCAGGATTGGCTACCCAGTGATGATAAAGGCTGTGCGTGGCGGGGGTGGTAAA GGAATGCGCATTTCACACACCGCTGAAGATTTCCATGAACAGCTAGAGTCTGCGAGACGAGAGGCTCGCAAGTCCTTCAACGATGACGTCATGCTAGTGGAGAAATTTGTAGAGGACCCCAG ACACGTGGAGGTCCAGGTCTTTGGGGACCAGCATGGAAATGCTGTCTACCTGTTTGAGAGGGACTGCAGCGTGCAGAGAAGGCACCAGAAGATCATTGAGGAAGCACCAGGG CCTGGTATAAGCGAGGAGGTGAGGTGGAAACTGGGTGAGGCAGCGGTGAGAGCAGCCAAAGCCGTCAACTATGTGGGAGCAG GCACTGTGGAGTTCATCATGGATGCACAGCACAACTTCTACTTCATGGAGATGAACACACGTCTGCAGGTGGAGCACCCTGTGTCTGAGATGATCACTGGAACTGACCTGGTGGAGTGGCAGCTCAGG GTGGCTGCAGGCGAGAGGCTGCCCCTCCTGCAGGAGGAGATCAAACTGATGGGCCATTCGTTTGAGGCCAGGATATACGCTGAGGACCCCAACAATGACTTCCTCCCTGGGGCAGGACCCCTCCTTCATCTGTCTACACCCCTGGCAGACGAATACACACGCATCGAGACGGGCGTCAGGGAAG GAGATGAAGTGTCAGCCCACTATGACCCCATGATCGCTAAACTGGTGGTGTGGGGAGAAGACCGATCTGCTGCTCTGAAGAAGCTCAGATACGGTCTACGCCAGTACAAC ATCGTAGGCCTCAACACCAACATTGACTTCCTGCTGAGTCTGTCTGGGCATCCAGAGTTTGAGGCGGGGAATGTGACCACCAGCTTCATCCCCCAGCACTATGAGCAGCTGTTCCCTAAACCCATCGCTCCCTCCAGGGCCACACTGTGTCAGGCTGCCCTGGGCCTGCTGCTCAGAGAGAGGGCCAGCACCCAGACCTTCAGAGACCAGTCCAACG ATCCCTTCTCTCCTTTTGCCTCCAGTAACGGCCGGAGGGTGAACATCCTATACAGTAGGAATATGACCCTCCAGCTGGGTGAAACTA AAGTGGAAGTAACGGTTACATACAATTCAGATGGGACTTACTCTATGGAG ATTGGAGGGGAAATGTTCCAGGTGTCaggggaggtggagacagagggacaggcaTCATTCCTGCACTGCTCTGTCAACGGGGTGAAGTCCCGGCCCAAACTGGTCATCCTTGATAACACAGTACACCTCTTCTCTATG GAGGGCAGCGCAGAGGTGAGCATTCCAGTGCCCAAGTTCCTGGCTGGTGTGAGCACAGGAGCACAGGGAGGAGCTGTGGCACCCATGACCGGAACCATTGAGAAG GTGCTTGTGAAGGCAGGAGACACTGTGCAAATGGGAGACGCCTTGATGGTGATGAATGCCATGAAAATGGAG CACACCATCCGAGCACCTAAAGCTGGAGTTATCAAGAAGGTGTTTTTCAAAGAGGGCTCCCAGGCCAACCGACACGCAGCCCTGGTGGAGTTTGAGGAAGCCGCTGAAGAGGAATAA